A genomic stretch from Rubripirellula reticaptiva includes:
- the epmA gene encoding EF-P lysine aminoacylase EpmA: MNKFSQLPNIELIRQRAELLRELRSFFDQRNFLEVQPPCLSRDCVIDAYIDPICVESRQLKIASDLPEFLYLQTSPELAMKRMLAAGAPSIYSIGPVFRSGESGDHHNIEFTMLEWYEVDADINSEISLLGDLATTILNFDSYEVVNYRDVFRSTLGFDPIDEPIETLVSMAQKVDVQLAQSIADDRDLMLDVILSHHIQPTLGMEHPVIIKNYPITQAALARPAADDPKCAARFELIVRGVELANGYDELLDANVLVNRAQQSNQIRVSSGRRPLTVESSLVEAMRSGLPACAGVAMGVDRLLMIRSGVSSLDPVIPLPIDRA; the protein is encoded by the coding sequence ATGAATAAATTCTCACAGCTTCCCAACATCGAACTGATCCGCCAGCGAGCAGAGTTGCTGCGAGAATTGCGTTCGTTCTTTGATCAGCGAAACTTCCTTGAGGTCCAGCCACCCTGTTTATCGCGAGACTGCGTCATCGACGCATACATCGACCCGATTTGCGTCGAATCAAGACAATTAAAAATTGCCAGTGACCTGCCCGAGTTTCTATACCTACAAACTTCCCCCGAATTGGCGATGAAACGAATGTTGGCGGCGGGCGCGCCGTCGATCTATAGCATCGGCCCTGTATTTCGCAGCGGCGAGTCGGGCGACCATCACAACATTGAATTTACGATGTTAGAATGGTACGAAGTCGATGCTGATATCAACTCCGAAATCTCGCTGCTGGGTGATCTCGCAACCACGATTCTGAACTTCGACAGCTACGAAGTCGTCAACTATCGCGACGTCTTTCGCTCGACACTTGGATTCGATCCGATCGACGAACCGATCGAGACGCTCGTGTCGATGGCCCAGAAAGTGGACGTGCAGCTTGCCCAATCGATCGCCGACGATCGCGACTTGATGCTGGATGTGATTTTGTCGCATCACATCCAGCCAACCCTGGGCATGGAACACCCTGTGATCATCAAGAACTATCCGATCACCCAAGCTGCGCTAGCTCGGCCGGCGGCGGACGATCCGAAGTGTGCTGCGAGGTTCGAATTGATCGTGCGTGGCGTTGAACTAGCCAATGGATATGACGAATTGCTTGACGCAAATGTTTTGGTCAATCGCGCCCAACAGAGCAACCAAATTCGCGTTTCAAGTGGCCGCCGTCCATTGACTGTCGAATCCTCCCTGGTCGAGGCCATGCGATCGGGCCTGCCCGCCTGCGCAGGTGTGGCCATGGGGGTTGACCGACTGCTGATGATTCGTTCAGGCGTTTCCTCCTTAGACCCTGTGATTCCATTACCGATCGATCGAGCCTGA
- a CDS encoding arylsulfatase, with translation MSQIRAKIRAAFHRSFPHQFRRKTATFIVATSAALFVLTLLTTPVSADSNGPPNVVFILADDLGFRELGSFGQTKIKTPNLDKLAAEGMRLTQHYSGNAVCAPSRCVLLTGKHPGHAFVRDNRSTPPEGQLPIPDDEVTLPELMKRHGYATGAFGKWGLGGPDSTGEPLRQGLDHFTGYLCQAHAHSYYPPYLWNDGKRIDLNNSPAVPGHAGLADGADPADPHSYDVFKGQDYAPDRINAAAMEFVKTNRQQPFFLYYPSMIPHVALHVPDEELKPYTDLGWNDPPFTRERNGYTPHFTPRAAYAAMISRLDRYVGNLLSLLDELGLAENTIVVFTSDNGTTHLGEEVDYTFFSSVGELRGLKGSLYEGGVRVPTIVRWPGHVAPGSTSDRISGFEDWMPTLLDAIGQAENVPKNIDGISLLPTLLGNAQPERPYLYREFTGYGGQQTIRVGDWKAVRQNMQKGKLETELYNIATDIGETKNVASDHPMIVKELEKMMADVRAPSTEFPLIPLDSPVKKK, from the coding sequence ATGAGTCAAATTCGTGCCAAGATCCGGGCCGCTTTCCACCGGTCATTCCCACATCAATTCCGACGCAAAACAGCTACGTTTATCGTCGCGACATCTGCAGCACTTTTTGTACTGACCCTACTCACAACGCCGGTCAGCGCCGATTCGAACGGACCTCCCAACGTTGTCTTCATCCTGGCGGATGACTTAGGCTTTCGAGAACTCGGGTCATTCGGGCAAACCAAGATCAAGACGCCAAACTTGGACAAATTGGCTGCTGAAGGAATGCGTCTGACCCAGCATTACAGCGGCAACGCGGTCTGCGCACCGTCGCGTTGCGTACTGCTGACGGGCAAGCATCCAGGGCACGCCTTCGTCCGTGACAATCGCTCGACTCCGCCGGAAGGACAGCTACCGATTCCCGATGACGAGGTAACATTGCCCGAGTTGATGAAGCGTCACGGATATGCGACTGGAGCTTTCGGAAAGTGGGGGCTGGGAGGACCGGACTCAACCGGTGAACCACTTCGCCAAGGACTGGATCATTTCACGGGCTACTTGTGTCAAGCGCACGCGCACAGCTATTACCCGCCCTATCTGTGGAATGATGGGAAACGTATCGACTTAAACAATTCGCCCGCTGTACCTGGACACGCTGGACTTGCCGACGGTGCGGATCCCGCCGATCCACACAGCTATGACGTCTTTAAAGGACAAGACTATGCACCGGATCGAATCAATGCGGCAGCGATGGAGTTCGTTAAGACAAACCGCCAGCAGCCATTCTTTCTGTACTATCCCAGCATGATCCCGCACGTTGCTCTGCATGTACCCGACGAGGAACTAAAACCGTACACCGATCTTGGTTGGAACGACCCACCCTTCACTCGCGAGCGCAATGGGTACACGCCCCACTTCACACCGCGTGCCGCTTATGCAGCGATGATTTCACGACTGGATCGTTACGTCGGCAATCTGTTGTCGTTGCTCGATGAACTCGGCTTGGCCGAAAACACCATCGTCGTCTTCACCAGCGACAACGGGACGACTCACCTGGGCGAGGAAGTTGACTACACTTTCTTTTCAAGTGTCGGCGAACTGCGAGGCTTGAAAGGTTCTCTCTACGAGGGCGGTGTCCGCGTGCCAACGATTGTTCGTTGGCCAGGGCATGTAGCGCCCGGTTCGACGAGCGACCGTATCAGCGGATTCGAAGATTGGATGCCAACGCTACTAGATGCGATTGGGCAAGCGGAAAATGTGCCCAAGAATATCGACGGCATTTCACTACTGCCGACACTGCTTGGCAACGCGCAGCCCGAACGACCTTACTTGTACCGCGAATTTACAGGTTATGGAGGCCAGCAAACCATCCGCGTGGGTGACTGGAAAGCCGTCCGCCAAAACATGCAGAAAGGCAAGCTTGAAACCGAACTGTACAACATCGCGACTGACATTGGCGAAACGAAGAATGTCGCTAGCGATCACCCAATGATCGTCAAAGAACTGGAAAAAATGATGGCCGATGTTCGAGCGCCGTCCACCGAATTTCCGTTGATTCCACTGGATAGCCCTGTAAAGAAAAAGTGA
- a CDS encoding ThiF family adenylyltransferase, translating to MSDSAEDRYARQIQFAPIGSDGNRLIAASSVAVLGCGALGTVAAEVLARAGVGKLTLIDRDVVEWTNLQRQSLFDEADAREGRSKAAAACERISQINSSIRVVPIVADVGAGNIRDLLGEVDLVIDAADNFSLRFLLNDWSLATKTAWVHGGCVGASGQVRLFTGQGRPCFRCVVPEPPPASAVQTCDTAGVVGSVTHVIASLQATEAIKWLSGNQAAVHQTMLSIDLWNNRFREIEIPSTLSAGCVACDNGELQFLDGARGIVDQSAAVLCGRNAVQINRSQNGAVDLTMMADRWKGIGRVQANAFFIRLHPSDTHTVTLFRDGRVVVTGTDQVSEARSLFDRYVGG from the coding sequence ATGTCGGATTCTGCTGAAGATCGCTACGCCCGTCAAATACAGTTTGCCCCGATTGGCAGCGATGGAAATCGTCTGATCGCAGCGTCATCCGTTGCTGTGCTGGGCTGTGGCGCATTGGGCACCGTCGCAGCGGAAGTTCTGGCGCGAGCCGGCGTTGGCAAGTTGACGTTGATCGATCGCGACGTGGTTGAATGGACCAACTTGCAGCGACAATCTCTGTTCGACGAAGCAGATGCTCGCGAAGGTCGTTCGAAGGCCGCCGCCGCTTGCGAGCGAATTTCACAAATCAACAGTAGCATCAGGGTCGTGCCAATTGTCGCTGATGTCGGTGCCGGGAACATTCGCGACTTACTGGGCGAGGTCGATTTGGTGATCGACGCTGCAGATAATTTCTCGTTGCGTTTCTTGTTGAACGACTGGTCTTTGGCAACCAAGACCGCTTGGGTCCATGGTGGATGCGTCGGTGCGTCGGGGCAGGTTCGATTGTTCACCGGCCAAGGTCGACCATGTTTTCGATGTGTCGTTCCCGAACCACCGCCGGCGTCGGCGGTCCAGACTTGCGATACGGCGGGCGTTGTTGGCTCGGTCACTCATGTGATCGCCAGCCTGCAGGCGACCGAAGCGATCAAGTGGTTGTCGGGCAATCAAGCGGCCGTTCATCAAACCATGTTGTCGATTGATCTGTGGAATAATCGCTTTCGCGAAATCGAGATTCCTTCGACACTATCGGCGGGCTGCGTCGCCTGTGACAACGGCGAACTGCAGTTCTTGGACGGGGCCCGCGGAATCGTGGATCAGTCGGCCGCCGTGCTGTGTGGTCGAAACGCAGTTCAAATCAATCGCAGTCAAAACGGCGCGGTCGATTTAACGATGATGGCCGATCGGTGGAAAGGGATTGGGCGAGTGCAAGCTAACGCGTTCTTTATTCGACTGCATCCCAGTGATACTCACACGGTCACCCTGTTTCGGGATGGCCGCGTGGTGGTTACCGGTACCGATCAAGTTAGCGAGGCTCGCAGTTTGTTTGATCGGTACGTGGGCGGCTGA
- a CDS encoding hemerythrin domain-containing protein — protein sequence MERSISPIVGRTISDTKRRLSVNAAFLKDIKDDNRELKCLIDKLDPLAEHAQTAANHWPEITALLGDFRDQLALHFSLEEAFGYFEEAIEVAPQMSITAEQLRGEHTGLFESIRELADKASEISPDQIEKVSTFLTRLKQFRHTLEQHEEAEVNLILESFGDDLGNGD from the coding sequence ATGGAACGTTCCATCAGCCCGATCGTTGGCCGAACGATTTCGGATACGAAGCGACGGCTATCTGTTAACGCAGCGTTTTTGAAGGACATCAAAGACGACAACCGAGAGTTGAAATGTTTAATCGACAAACTTGATCCGCTCGCAGAACACGCTCAAACAGCGGCCAATCATTGGCCCGAGATCACTGCTCTGTTGGGTGACTTTCGCGACCAACTGGCGCTCCATTTTTCGCTCGAAGAAGCATTCGGATATTTCGAAGAGGCTATCGAGGTTGCACCGCAGATGAGTATTACGGCCGAGCAACTGCGTGGCGAACACACAGGCCTTTTCGAGAGCATTCGCGAACTGGCCGACAAAGCGTCAGAAATCTCGCCGGACCAAATTGAAAAAGTCTCGACGTTTCTAACCAGACTCAAGCAGTTTCGTCACACCTTGGAACAGCACGAAGAAGCGGAGGTCAATCTGATCCTAGAATCGTTTGGCGACGACCTTGGCAACGGTGATTGA